The following proteins are co-located in the Senegalia massiliensis genome:
- the lgt gene encoding prolipoprotein diacylglyceryl transferase yields MDPVAFEIFGIAVRWYGILIASGMIIGALLAIKRSREIGFDEEELINMLIFAIPMAIIGARVYYVIFKWDYYQGNFMEMINIRLGGLAIHGGIIASVLTAIIYCKIRNINFWQLADITAPSIILGQAIGRWGNYVNKEAHGGPTDLPWAIEVNGVNVHPTFLYESIWNIIVFIFLIWYRKNKKQANGEVFLLYLALYSLGRLFIEGLRTDSLMWGQFRVAQLISVSLIIFSGILFFIKRKRDV; encoded by the coding sequence ATGGATCCAGTTGCATTTGAGATATTTGGTATAGCTGTTAGATGGTATGGTATTCTTATAGCATCAGGAATGATAATAGGAGCTCTATTAGCTATAAAAAGATCAAGGGAAATAGGATTTGATGAAGAAGAGTTAATTAATATGCTTATATTTGCTATACCTATGGCTATAATTGGGGCTAGAGTATATTATGTAATATTTAAATGGGATTATTATCAAGGGAATTTTATGGAAATGATAAATATCAGGTTAGGAGGACTTGCGATTCATGGGGGGATAATAGCTAGTGTTTTAACAGCAATTATATATTGTAAAATAAGAAATATTAACTTTTGGCAACTTGCAGATATAACTGCACCAAGTATAATATTAGGTCAAGCTATAGGTAGATGGGGAAATTATGTAAATAAAGAAGCACATGGAGGCCCTACAGATTTACCATGGGCTATTGAAGTAAATGGAGTAAATGTACATCCAACATTTCTTTATGAATCAATATGGAATATTATTGTATTTATATTTTTAATATGGTATAGAAAAAATAAAAAACAAGCAAATGGAGAAGTGTTTTTACTGTACTTAGCATTATATTCTTTAGGAAGACTTTTTATAGAAGGACTTAGAACTGATAGCTTGATGTGGGGACAGTTTAGGGTTGCTCAACTGATAAGTGTATCTTTAATTATATTCTCTGGAATATTATTTTTTATTAAACGAAAGAGAGATGTGTAA
- the mraZ gene encoding division/cell wall cluster transcriptional repressor MraZ has translation MFIGEYNHSIDKKSRLIIPVKFRSNLGNNFILTKGLDNCLFIYPEDEWKVLENKLKNLPLTRKDARAFVRFFFSGATECELDKQGRILIPSNLKKHAKLDKEATIIGVSNRVEIWSSDEWTKYNEDDDLSYENIAEKMSELGI, from the coding sequence ATGTTTATAGGTGAATATAATCATTCTATTGATAAAAAATCCAGATTAATAATACCTGTAAAATTTAGAAGTAATCTAGGTAATAACTTTATTTTAACTAAAGGGTTAGATAATTGTTTGTTTATTTATCCTGAAGATGAATGGAAGGTATTAGAGAATAAATTAAAGAATTTACCGCTTACTCGAAAAGATGCAAGAGCTTTTGTTCGCTTTTTCTTTTCTGGCGCTACGGAGTGTGAATTAGACAAACAAGGAAGAATATTAATACCAAGCAACTTAAAAAAACATGCAAAGTTGGATAAAGAAGCTACCATAATTGGTGTTTCAAATAGAGTGGAAATTTGGAGCAGTGATGAATGGACGAAATATAATGAAGATGATGATTTAAGTTATGAAAATATAGCCGAAAAAATGTCTGAACTTGGAATATAA
- the yfmF gene encoding EF-P 5-aminopentanol modification-associated protein YfmF: MKRIREKVSEGVYLNVINSDKFKTELISVYFILPLNKQDVTFNTMIPLVLKRGTKDYNNSMEIEKRLEELYGSDLSISVTKKGEKHVLRFSIEGPSENFVESNKIFNNKLDILKSIIYEPLLINNVFKKDYVNQEKRNLKDRISSKINDKQQYAVQRTVEEMFRDEKYSIYKYGYIEDLDKINEVNLYKHYLDLLKRARIEINIVSNLESEQIRKSIKDKFSYNEREEINLEREKVIFNEIKEKIIIDKMDVTQGKLTLGYRTNIPYEDKLYSAFLVGNYILGGGPDSKLFLNVREKHSLAYYVYSRVYKYKSIMLISAGIEFDKFEDALKIIKEQIELMKQGEFDQKSIEQSKKAIITSMKTINDDIFSISEFYLSKVLSNDDKNIEGLIESIREVNKEDIIAAINKIKLDTVYFLKDK; encoded by the coding sequence ATGAAAAGGATAAGAGAAAAAGTAAGTGAAGGAGTATATTTAAATGTTATTAATTCTGATAAATTTAAAACAGAATTAATAAGTGTATATTTTATACTTCCATTAAACAAACAAGATGTAACTTTTAATACAATGATTCCACTAGTATTAAAGAGAGGTACTAAAGACTATAATAATTCTATGGAAATAGAAAAAAGGTTAGAAGAGTTATATGGTTCTGATTTAAGTATTAGTGTTACAAAAAAAGGAGAAAAGCATGTTTTAAGATTTAGTATAGAAGGACCTAGTGAAAATTTTGTTGAATCGAATAAAATATTTAACAATAAATTAGACATACTTAAAAGTATAATTTATGAACCTTTATTGATAAATAATGTTTTTAAAAAAGACTATGTAAATCAAGAAAAGAGAAACTTAAAAGATAGAATTAGCTCAAAAATTAATGATAAACAACAATATGCAGTTCAAAGAACAGTTGAAGAAATGTTTAGAGATGAAAAATATAGCATATATAAATATGGTTATATAGAAGATTTAGATAAGATTAATGAAGTAAATCTATATAAACATTATTTAGATTTATTAAAAAGAGCTCGAATAGAAATTAATATAGTAAGCAATCTAGAGTCAGAACAAATAAGAAAAAGCATTAAAGATAAATTTTCCTATAATGAGAGAGAAGAAATAAATCTTGAAAGGGAAAAAGTAATATTTAATGAAATAAAAGAAAAAATCATAATAGATAAGATGGATGTAACACAAGGGAAGTTAACTTTAGGATATAGAACAAATATTCCATATGAAGACAAGTTATATAGTGCGTTTTTAGTAGGAAACTATATTTTAGGTGGAGGACCAGATTCAAAGTTATTCTTAAATGTACGTGAAAAACATAGTTTGGCATATTATGTTTATTCAAGGGTCTATAAATATAAGTCAATTATGCTTATATCAGCAGGTATCGAATTTGATAAATTTGAAGATGCATTGAAAATAATAAAAGAACAAATAGAATTAATGAAACAAGGAGAATTTGATCAAAAAAGTATAGAACAATCTAAAAAAGCAATTATTACTTCAATGAAAACAATAAATGATGATATATTTTCAATATCTGAGTTTTATTTAAGTAAGGTTTTATCAAATGACGATAAAAATATTGAAGGGCTTATAGAATCTATACGGGAAGTTAATAAAGAAGATATAATAGCAGCTATTAATAAAATAAAATTAGATACAGTTTATTTCTTAAAAGATAAATAA
- a CDS encoding Spo0E family sporulation regulatory protein-aspartic acid phosphatase, protein MKINEKINIFRDELNYLISINANYYEIYKLSIYIDSLILEYYREIKKNKSS, encoded by the coding sequence ATGAAAATTAATGAAAAGATTAATATTTTTAGGGACGAGCTAAATTATCTTATATCAATTAATGCAAATTATTATGAAATATATAAATTAAGCATTTACATAGATAGTTTAATTCTAGAATATTATAGAGAGATAAAAAAGAATAAAAGCAGCTAA
- the rsmH gene encoding 16S rRNA (cytosine(1402)-N(4))-methyltransferase RsmH, giving the protein MEFNHISVLLEESLNGLNIKSDGIYIDGTMGGAGHSLEIVKKLDTGKLIGVDQDINAINKSKEKLKEYKDKAILIHDNFKNIKQILRELNIEKVDGVLLDLGVSSHQLDTGNRGFSYHKDAPLDMRMNEYDSISAKDIINTYSVEELDRILKDYGEERWSKRIAEFIVDKRREKYIETTGELVEIIKNAIPKAVRKDGPHPARRTFQAIRIEVNNELGILKQAIIDIVGCLNPNGRLSIITFHSLEDRIVKETYKYLYKNCICPKEFPICKCDKKREIKLINKKPIVASIDELENNKRARSAKLRIAEKI; this is encoded by the coding sequence ATGGAATTTAATCATATATCAGTCTTGTTAGAAGAATCTTTAAATGGATTAAATATTAAGTCTGATGGAATATATATTGATGGAACAATGGGTGGAGCTGGCCATTCATTAGAAATAGTAAAAAAATTAGATACAGGAAAATTAATAGGAGTAGATCAAGATATAAATGCAATAAATAAGTCAAAAGAAAAATTAAAAGAATATAAAGATAAAGCTATATTAATACATGATAATTTTAAAAATATAAAACAAATATTGAGAGAGTTAAATATTGAAAAGGTTGATGGAGTATTATTAGATTTGGGTGTTTCTTCACATCAATTAGACACAGGAAATAGGGGCTTTTCTTATCATAAAGATGCTCCATTAGATATGAGGATGAATGAATATGATAGTATTTCAGCAAAAGATATTATAAATACTTATAGTGTAGAAGAATTAGATAGAATATTAAAAGATTATGGCGAAGAAAGATGGTCTAAAAGAATTGCTGAATTTATAGTAGATAAAAGAAGAGAGAAATATATTGAAACTACTGGTGAATTAGTTGAAATAATTAAAAATGCAATACCTAAGGCAGTAAGAAAAGATGGCCCACATCCAGCTAGAAGAACTTTTCAAGCAATTAGAATTGAAGTTAATAATGAACTAGGAATATTAAAACAAGCTATTATTGATATAGTAGGTTGTTTAAACCCTAATGGAAGACTTAGCATTATTACATTTCATTCATTGGAAGATAGAATAGTGAAAGAAACGTATAAATATTTATATAAAAATTGTATTTGTCCAAAGGAATTTCCTATATGTAAATGTGATAAAAAAAGAGAAATAAAACTTATAAATAAAAAACCTATAGTAGCATCAATAGATGAATTAGAAAATAATAAAAGAGCTAGAAGTGCAAAGCTTCGTATAGCTGAAAAGATATAG
- a CDS encoding stage V sporulation protein D, whose product MSSTIIVKKRLFFTLIFCIVIILLLIIRLFHIQVIKGIELREKALEQWSRNIPVPSKRGMIYDRNKNILATNVSSYTIWARPADIFEPDKVAIKIANILDMDSNNIYKLITKKQSLTIIKKWISKKDADKLRSLKIKGIEVVDDNKRYYPMDNFASHILGFTDIDNYGLYGIEKIYDEELTGTNGKWIKMVDGKQKQLPYENEGFFEPQPGNNILLTIDETIQHLAEKAALEALVKNKAKNVSVIVMNPNNGDLLAMATKPDYNPNNRNTLLFNPDEQWKPLDEKERKKYTDLPWDQKSQLLYESWRNFSINDNYEPGSTFKIITAAAGLEEKVVTQNSKFHCDGYVTQIKGAKIKCWRYYNPHGSQNFTEGVQNSCNEVFVSVGLKLGEAKMHEYIEKFGFGEKTGIELTGETSGIVRPLKSMKKVNLATISFGQGISVTPIQMISAISAVANGGNLMEPNIVKSITDNEGNLIKEKKENIVRRVISNQTSKELLEILESVVSKGSGSKAYKPGYKIGGKTGTAQKVIDGKYANGKYIASFAGIAPVDNPKAVALVVIDEPSAGVYYGGQIAAPVAGNILKETLDYLDYEPKLSKEEKEEYGDVLVTVPNLKGLTITEASKRLRELELKHVTDIVTPKKEDKVIDQIPKSGTEVKKEEIIELYLKNPK is encoded by the coding sequence TTGTCATCAACTATTATAGTTAAAAAAAGATTATTTTTTACACTAATATTTTGTATAGTAATTATATTATTATTAATTATTAGATTATTTCATATACAAGTAATAAAAGGAATAGAGTTAAGAGAAAAAGCATTAGAACAATGGTCAAGGAATATTCCTGTGCCTTCTAAAAGAGGTATGATTTATGATAGAAATAAAAATATATTGGCTACAAATGTAAGTAGCTATACAATATGGGCAAGGCCTGCAGATATATTTGAACCTGATAAAGTAGCAATAAAAATTGCTAATATATTAGATATGGATTCAAATAATATATACAAATTAATAACTAAAAAGCAAAGCTTAACAATTATAAAAAAATGGATAAGTAAAAAGGATGCAGATAAGTTGAGAAGCTTGAAAATAAAGGGTATAGAGGTTGTTGATGATAACAAAAGATATTATCCAATGGATAATTTTGCATCTCATATACTAGGGTTTACAGATATAGATAACTATGGACTGTATGGAATAGAAAAAATATATGATGAAGAACTTACAGGAACAAATGGGAAATGGATAAAAATGGTTGATGGAAAACAAAAACAGTTGCCTTATGAAAACGAAGGTTTTTTTGAACCACAACCTGGAAATAACATTTTACTTACAATTGATGAAACTATACAACATTTAGCTGAAAAGGCTGCATTGGAAGCTCTAGTGAAAAATAAAGCTAAAAATGTTTCAGTAATAGTGATGAATCCTAATAATGGTGATCTTCTAGCTATGGCAACAAAGCCTGATTATAACCCTAATAATAGAAATACATTATTATTTAATCCAGATGAGCAATGGAAGCCTTTAGATGAAAAAGAAAGAAAAAAATATACAGATTTACCATGGGACCAAAAATCTCAATTACTGTATGAAAGTTGGAGAAATTTTTCTATTAATGATAATTATGAACCTGGTTCTACATTTAAAATAATTACTGCAGCTGCAGGATTAGAAGAAAAAGTAGTAACACAAAACAGTAAGTTTCATTGTGATGGATATGTTACACAAATTAAAGGTGCAAAGATAAAATGTTGGCGATATTATAATCCACATGGAAGTCAAAATTTTACTGAAGGGGTCCAGAATTCATGCAATGAGGTTTTTGTTAGTGTTGGACTTAAATTAGGAGAAGCAAAAATGCATGAATATATTGAGAAATTTGGATTTGGAGAGAAGACAGGGATTGAATTAACTGGGGAAACATCAGGAATAGTAAGGCCACTTAAATCAATGAAAAAGGTAAATTTAGCAACAATTTCATTTGGTCAAGGAATATCAGTAACTCCTATACAAATGATTTCTGCAATTTCTGCTGTAGCAAATGGTGGTAATTTAATGGAACCAAATATAGTTAAAAGTATTACTGATAATGAAGGAAACCTAATTAAAGAAAAAAAAGAAAATATAGTTAGAAGAGTTATATCAAATCAAACTTCAAAAGAACTTTTAGAGATATTAGAATCAGTAGTATCTAAAGGAAGTGGAAGTAAAGCTTATAAACCTGGATATAAGATAGGGGGAAAAACTGGCACTGCTCAAAAAGTTATTGATGGTAAGTATGCAAATGGGAAATACATTGCTTCATTTGCCGGAATAGCGCCTGTTGATAATCCAAAAGCTGTAGCCTTAGTAGTTATTGATGAACCAAGTGCAGGCGTTTATTATGGTGGACAAATAGCTGCACCTGTGGCTGGAAATATTCTTAAAGAAACTCTTGATTATCTTGATTATGAGCCTAAGTTATCAAAAGAAGAAAAGGAAGAATATGGGGATGTATTAGTTACAGTACCTAATCTAAAAGGACTTACAATAACTGAAGCATCAAAAAGATTAAGAGAATTGGAATTAAAGCATGTTACAGATATTGTTACTCCAAAAAAAGAAGATAAAGTGATAGATCAAATACCTAAATCAGGTACTGAAGTTAAGAAGGAAGAAATTATAGAATTATATTTAAAAAACCCTAAATAA
- a CDS encoding cell division protein FtsL produces MVVAKKEFQVYDLEEKKLQKPKRNKKPKKNNTKIKLKLFLYATVILTISILVLLRFAHISKLQYDLSSTESEVETLIKEKQNISIELGKVKDSRWIEIVALNSLGMSYPKESQKVYVDLSKKN; encoded by the coding sequence TTGGTAGTAGCTAAAAAAGAATTTCAAGTTTATGATTTAGAAGAAAAAAAACTCCAAAAACCTAAAAGAAATAAAAAGCCTAAAAAAAATAATACAAAAATAAAATTAAAATTATTTTTATATGCTACAGTAATATTAACTATATCTATACTAGTATTATTGAGATTTGCACATATATCTAAACTACAATATGACTTATCGTCTACAGAATCTGAAGTAGAAACCTTAATTAAGGAGAAGCAAAATATTTCTATTGAGCTTGGAAAAGTTAAAGATTCTAGATGGATTGAAATAGTAGCTTTAAATTCATTAGGAATGAGTTATCCAAAAGAATCTCAAAAAGTATATGTGGATTTAAGTAAAAAAAATTAG
- a CDS encoding YhcN/YlaJ family sporulation lipoprotein: MVKRFKGISIIFLIILMVSAISIGCQNKDNNGTEENDDMETEDNDMNNGDTNENMNDEDATDPNNNDEGMTDQDQNMDIDNDALANSIVEMDGINDATVVTMDEVALVGIDINGEDNISDDMKQEIESKIKEEDSNINEVYVSNEPDLFERINTISNDVRGGNPIEDFSDDIAEIIDRITPKTK; encoded by the coding sequence ATGGTAAAAAGATTTAAAGGCATAAGCATAATTTTCTTAATTATACTTATGGTTTCAGCAATTAGTATAGGATGTCAAAATAAAGATAATAATGGAACAGAAGAAAATGATGATATGGAAACAGAAGATAATGATATGAATAATGGGGATACGAATGAAAACATGAATGATGAGGATGCAACAGATCCAAATAATAATGACGAAGGTATGACAGATCAAGATCAGAACATGGATATTGACAATGATGCTTTGGCAAATAGTATAGTGGAAATGGATGGTATTAATGATGCCACAGTAGTTACTATGGATGAAGTTGCATTGGTAGGTATAGATATAAATGGAGAAGATAACATAAGTGATGATATGAAACAAGAAATAGAATCAAAGATAAAAGAAGAAGATAGTAATATTAATGAAGTATATGTATCTAATGAGCCTGATTTATTTGAAAGAATTAATACGATTTCAAATGATGTAAGAGGCGGTAATCCTATTGAAGATTTTTCAGACGATATAGCAGAAATTATTGACAGAATAACTCCAAAAACTAAATAA
- the phoU gene encoding phosphate signaling complex protein PhoU: MRKYFDNDMKKLKKMLFDMGILAEEIIDISINSLLKKDEKLANRAIKLDEKVDEMEYIIERKCLELIALQQPMAKDLREISAILKIITDIERIGDHGVNIAKVTKRISKEEYIKPLIDIPKMADISKEMIRRSLESFVEKDVQLAKQVAKMDDTVDNIYEEIYVELLNKLTEDKRIMNQVINLLFIGRYIERIADHTTNICEKIIFMVDGKRIHY, translated from the coding sequence ATGAGAAAATATTTTGATAATGATATGAAAAAATTAAAAAAAATGTTGTTTGATATGGGTATATTAGCAGAAGAAATAATAGATATATCGATAAATTCACTTTTAAAAAAAGATGAAAAATTAGCTAATAGAGCAATAAAACTAGATGAAAAAGTTGATGAAATGGAATACATTATTGAAAGAAAATGTCTAGAGCTAATAGCACTTCAACAACCAATGGCAAAAGATTTAAGAGAAATTAGTGCTATACTTAAAATTATAACAGATATAGAGAGAATAGGAGATCATGGAGTAAATATTGCTAAGGTTACTAAGCGTATAAGTAAAGAAGAATATATAAAACCTTTAATAGATATTCCAAAAATGGCTGATATTTCTAAAGAGATGATAAGAAGGAGCTTAGAAAGTTTTGTTGAAAAAGATGTTCAATTAGCAAAACAAGTAGCAAAGATGGATGATACTGTAGATAATATATATGAAGAAATATATGTAGAATTATTAAATAAATTAACTGAGGATAAAAGAATTATGAATCAAGTAATAAACTTATTGTTTATAGGTAGATATATAGAAAGAATAGCTGATCATACTACTAATATCTGTGAAAAAATTATATTTATGGTAGATGGAAAAAGAATACATTATTAA
- the yfmH gene encoding EF-P 5-aminopentanol modification-associated protein YfmH, translating to MENISTIKSDILKEESFLYVLKNGLKVYFVPKLGFSKKYAIFSTNYGSNDNEFVPIGENEAIKVPEGIAHFLEHKLFEEQEGNIFDEFSKLGSYVNAFTNFNQTAYLFSCTDNFYKNLELLVSFVENPYFTDENVNKEKGIIAQEIKMYEDNPGWKVFFNSLKAMYHYHPVKEDIAGTVESITKIDKETLYKCYNTFYHPTNMILFLVGDIDFEKAIKTIEKNIKNKDLNTQNKIERIYPNEPKEIKNRYIEESLSVSIPLFNIGFKDKDVGFDGNELLEKEIVTNILLDMIFGESTELYKNMYEEGLVNNSFGAQFVASKTYSHSIIGGESSNPKKVLDKVIENINHLNEVGLNKEDFNRIKNKMIGHHIMSFDSLEYIANSFTKYEFQNSSLFDYINILKSINFQDIEKRFKSHFTVDNYILSVINPK from the coding sequence ATGGAAAATATTAGTACAATTAAAAGTGATATATTAAAAGAAGAATCATTTTTATATGTCTTGAAAAATGGTTTAAAAGTATATTTTGTACCTAAGTTAGGATTTTCTAAAAAATATGCTATATTCTCTACAAATTATGGTTCGAATGACAATGAGTTTGTTCCTATCGGAGAAAATGAAGCTATTAAAGTTCCAGAAGGAATAGCACATTTTCTAGAACATAAACTATTTGAAGAACAAGAAGGTAACATATTTGATGAATTTTCTAAATTAGGATCTTATGTGAATGCATTTACAAATTTTAATCAAACTGCATATTTGTTTTCTTGTACTGATAACTTTTATAAAAATTTAGAATTATTAGTATCATTTGTAGAAAACCCATATTTTACTGATGAAAATGTGAATAAAGAAAAAGGAATAATTGCGCAAGAAATAAAAATGTATGAAGACAATCCAGGATGGAAGGTATTTTTTAATTCATTGAAAGCTATGTATCATTATCATCCTGTAAAAGAAGATATTGCTGGAACTGTTGAAAGCATTACTAAAATAGATAAAGAAACCCTTTATAAATGTTATAATACATTTTATCATCCTACAAATATGATTCTTTTTTTAGTTGGTGATATTGATTTTGAAAAAGCAATAAAGACAATAGAAAAAAATATTAAAAATAAAGATTTAAATACACAAAATAAAATTGAAAGAATTTATCCAAATGAACCTAAAGAAATTAAAAATAGATATATTGAAGAAAGTTTAAGTGTATCAATACCGTTATTTAATATAGGCTTTAAGGATAAAGATGTGGGATTTGATGGAAATGAGTTATTAGAAAAAGAAATTGTAACAAATATACTTCTTGATATGATCTTTGGAGAATCAACAGAACTTTATAAGAATATGTATGAAGAAGGATTAGTTAATAATAGCTTTGGAGCTCAATTTGTAGCAAGTAAAACTTATTCTCATTCTATAATAGGAGGAGAGTCATCAAATCCTAAAAAAGTATTAGATAAAGTTATAGAGAATATAAATCATTTAAATGAAGTAGGGTTAAATAAAGAAGATTTTAATAGAATTAAGAATAAAATGATAGGACATCATATAATGAGTTTTGATTCTTTAGAGTATATAGCAAATAGCTTTACAAAATATGAATTTCAAAATTCATCATTATTTGACTATATCAATATACTAAAAAGCATAAACTTTCAAGATATAGAAAAAAGATTTAAGAGTCATTTTACAGTTGATAATTATATATTATCAGTTATAAATCCTAAATAG
- a CDS encoding UDP-N-acetylmuramoyl-L-alanyl-D-glutamate--2,6-diaminopimelate ligase, whose product MKLQKLIEDLDYINISGDLEKQISGIEHNSKNIKENFLFIAIKGFKLDGHDFIFDALSRGSKVIVVENNNFYNKRDDITIITVKNSRIALAVLSNAFYNYPSTRLNIVGITGTNGKTSTSYFLESIFKNNQWKTGVIGTLGVKINEQNYNIDKTTPEANNLQLFLHNMLEKDINHCIMEVSSHSLSLNRVHKIQFDIGIFTNLSEEHLDFHKSLDEYMNSKIKLFYMTDKINIINSDDEFGKKMISKLKDLKTRIITYGINSGDIQAKNIIQMTKNISFDLVTSLGNINIKLNTPGIFNIYNALAAISCSIALGIDLKTIKQGLEKLENVKGRFQVIKSDEDFDVIIDFAHSPDGFKNVLKTVNEFAKARIITVFGCGGDRDKSKRPKMGEIAAKYSDICILTSDNSRSEDTQVIIEQIIQGIEESSYEYFKIPDRKKAIKKAIEIARPYDIVMILGKGHETYQIINQKKIEFDEYKIVKDILDSYRQK is encoded by the coding sequence TTGAAGCTACAAAAATTAATTGAGGATCTAGACTATATTAATATATCAGGTGATTTGGAAAAACAAATATCAGGAATTGAGCATAATTCAAAAAATATAAAAGAAAATTTTTTGTTTATAGCAATTAAAGGCTTTAAATTGGATGGACATGATTTTATATTTGATGCTTTAAGTAGAGGATCCAAAGTTATTGTCGTAGAAAATAATAATTTTTATAATAAGAGAGATGATATTACTATAATAACAGTTAAAAATTCTAGAATAGCTTTGGCTGTTTTATCTAATGCTTTTTATAATTATCCTTCTACAAGATTAAATATTGTAGGTATAACAGGGACAAATGGTAAAACTTCAACTAGTTATTTTTTAGAGTCTATATTTAAAAATAATCAGTGGAAAACTGGAGTTATAGGAACATTAGGGGTAAAAATAAATGAACAAAATTATAATATAGATAAAACAACTCCTGAAGCTAATAATTTACAACTGTTTTTACATAATATGTTAGAAAAAGATATTAATCATTGTATAATGGAAGTGTCTTCTCATTCATTATCACTTAATAGAGTTCATAAGATTCAATTTGATATTGGTATATTTACAAATTTAAGTGAGGAGCATTTAGATTTTCATAAATCATTAGATGAATATATGAATTCAAAAATAAAATTATTTTATATGACTGATAAAATCAATATTATAAATTCTGATGATGAATTTGGAAAGAAGATGATTTCTAAATTAAAAGATTTAAAAACCAGAATTATAACATATGGAATAAATTCTGGAGATATACAAGCTAAGAATATAATTCAAATGACCAAAAACATAAGTTTTGATTTAGTTACAAGTTTAGGAAATATAAATATTAAATTAAATACTCCTGGGATATTTAATATATATAATGCATTAGCAGCTATAAGTTGTTCTATTGCATTGGGAATTGATTTAAAGACTATAAAACAGGGATTAGAAAAACTTGAAAATGTTAAAGGGAGATTTCAGGTTATTAAATCAGATGAAGATTTTGATGTTATAATAGATTTTGCTCATTCACCTGATGGATTTAAAAATGTATTAAAAACTGTTAATGAATTTGCAAAGGCTAGAATTATAACTGTATTTGGATGTGGAGGAGATAGAGACAAATCAAAAAGACCTAAAATGGGAGAAATAGCAGCTAAATATTCGGATATATGTATACTTACAAGTGATAATTCTAGGAGTGAAGACACACAAGTAATTATAGAGCAAATAATACAAGGTATAGAAGAAAGTTCTTATGAATATTTTAAAATACCCGATAGAAAAAAGGCTATAAAAAAGGCTATAGAAATAGCAAGACCATATGATATTGTCATGATTTTAGGTAAAGGTCATGAAACATATCAAATAATAAATCAGAAAAAAATTGAATTTGATGAATATAAAATAGTTAAAGATATTCTAGATAGCTATAGGCAAAAATAA